In Augochlora pura isolate Apur16 unplaced genomic scaffold, APUR_v2.2.1 APUR_unplaced_2923, whole genome shotgun sequence, a genomic segment contains:
- the LOC144477682 gene encoding histone H3 — MARTKQTARKSTGGKAPRKQLATKAARKSAPATGGVKKPHRYRPGTVALREIRRYQKSTELLIRKLPFQRLVREIAQDFKTDLRFQSSAVMALQEASEAYLVGLFEDTNLCAIHAKRVTIMPKDIQLARRIRGERA, encoded by the coding sequence ATGGCGCGTACCAAGCAGACCGCTCGTAAATCAACTGGTGGAAAGGCTCCACGTAAGCAGTTGGCAACAAAGGCCGCTCGTAAGAGTGCCCCAGCCACTGGTGGAGTAAAGAAGCCCCATCGCTACCGACCTGGAACGGTAGCTCTTCGTGAAATCAGGAGATACCAGAAGAGTACCGAGCTTCTTATCCGAAAGCTGCCGTTCCAGCGTCTGGTTCGTGAAATTGCTCAGGACTTCAAGACCGATCTGCGTTTCCAAAGCTCCGCTGTGATGGCTCTTCAGGAAGCCAGCGAAGCCTACCTTGTTGGTCTGTTCGAAGACACCAACCTTTGCGCCATCCACGCCAAGCGTGTCACCATCATGCCTAAAGACATCCAACTCGCTCGTCGTATTCGTGGAGAGAGAGCTTAA
- the LOC144477684 gene encoding histone H4, with the protein MTGRGKGGKGLGKGGAKRHRKVLRDNIQGITKPAIRRLARRGGVKRISGLIYEETRGVLKVFLENVIRDAVTYTEHAKRKTVTAMDVVYALKRQGRTLYGFGG; encoded by the coding sequence ATGACTGGCCGTGGAAAGGGAGGAAAGGGTTTGGGAAAGGGAGGAGCAAAGCGTCATAGAAAGGTTTTGCGTGATAACATCCAAGGTATCACTAAACCAGCCATTCGTCGTCTGGCTCGTCGTGGCGGTGTGAAACGTATTTCTGGTTTGATCTATGAAGAAACTCGCGGTGTTTTGAAGGTTTTCCTTGAAAACGTTATTCGCGACGCCGTTACCTATACCGAGCACGCTAAAAGGAAGACTGTGACTGCAATGGACGTCGTGTACGCTCTGAAGCGTCAAGGAAGAACCCTCTACGGTTTCGGtggttaa